One Bradyrhizobium manausense DNA segment encodes these proteins:
- a CDS encoding helix-turn-helix domain-containing protein, producing MLIELQRTHARIDLPTDPRDHETPYTAQAIARESQWRQTACSSQAALDDIAISRWEDSREVSRHTATTPPDRYFVGIALKTTRAILTRDRQVIFDGIMPSGTLYVSGPSRQLNVQFQAPCAFLHLHISADHFSTHWSRGGVEGLDDLVLLRDPLAAGLTKALAEQGDAAGRQFARCIGEILAMHLTRTELPRAKVNALPKWRLRRVEQHIAAHFERSISLSELANVAGLSRMHFAAQFRAATGYRPREYLLNHRIEHAKSLLTTTQRPLAEIALAVGFSTQAHFSTVFKRISGQTPARWRAAARNERPGLETPARRRLPPDTDWAINMRYADAR from the coding sequence ATGCTGATCGAATTGCAGAGGACCCACGCCCGGATCGATCTTCCGACTGACCCGAGGGATCACGAAACTCCCTACACCGCCCAGGCCATCGCCCGGGAAAGCCAGTGGCGTCAGACGGCTTGCAGCTCGCAGGCCGCACTGGATGACATCGCGATCTCCCGATGGGAGGATTCGCGGGAGGTCTCGCGGCACACAGCGACGACACCGCCCGATCGATATTTCGTCGGCATCGCGTTGAAGACCACGCGCGCGATCCTGACCAGAGACCGCCAGGTCATTTTCGACGGCATCATGCCGTCAGGCACGCTGTATGTCAGCGGACCATCGCGACAGCTCAACGTGCAATTCCAGGCACCCTGCGCCTTCCTGCACCTCCATATCTCTGCCGATCATTTTTCTACGCATTGGTCGCGAGGCGGCGTCGAAGGACTGGACGATCTCGTCCTGCTGCGCGATCCGCTCGCCGCCGGGCTGACCAAGGCGCTCGCCGAGCAAGGCGACGCCGCAGGCCGCCAGTTTGCCCGTTGCATCGGCGAGATCCTTGCGATGCATCTCACCCGCACCGAATTGCCGCGCGCCAAGGTCAACGCCCTGCCGAAATGGCGCTTGCGCCGCGTCGAACAGCATATCGCCGCGCATTTCGAGCGCAGCATCAGCCTGTCCGAGCTCGCCAATGTCGCGGGGCTGTCGAGAATGCATTTTGCCGCGCAGTTCCGCGCAGCGACCGGATATCGTCCTCGTGAATATCTGCTCAATCATCGGATCGAGCATGCCAAGTCGCTGCTGACGACGACGCAGCGGCCTCTGGCCGAGATCGCACTTGCAGTCGGCTTCAGCACCCAGGCGCATTTCTCGACCGTGTTCAAGCGCATCAGCGGCCAGACACCGGCGCGATGGCGCGCGGCCGCCAGGAACGAACGGCCTGGCCTCGAAACTCCTGCGCGGCGCCGGCTTCCGCCAGATACGGACTGGGCGATCAATATGCGTTACGCTGACGCGCGGTGA
- a CDS encoding OsmC family protein — protein sequence MIRKAKAVWQGTGRDGTGHLSSESGVLAETPYSFKTRFENEKGTNPEELIAAAHAGCFTMALAFGLQLAGFTPTELSTEAAVTLDPEGKGFKISKSALTLRAKVPNLDDAGFARIAGEAEKNCPVSKVLNAAITLDAKLI from the coding sequence ATGATCCGCAAGGCAAAAGCAGTCTGGCAGGGCACCGGCCGCGATGGCACCGGCCATCTCTCGAGCGAATCCGGCGTGCTCGCCGAGACGCCTTATTCGTTCAAGACCCGCTTCGAGAACGAGAAGGGCACCAATCCCGAGGAATTGATCGCGGCGGCCCACGCCGGCTGCTTTACGATGGCACTGGCCTTCGGCCTTCAACTCGCCGGCTTTACGCCGACCGAGCTGTCCACCGAGGCCGCGGTCACGCTCGATCCGGAGGGGAAGGGGTTCAAGATCAGCAAGTCGGCGCTGACCCTGCGCGCCAAGGTGCCGAACCTCGACGACGCCGGCTTTGCCCGCATCGCCGGCGAGGCCGAGAAGAACTGTCCGGTGTCGAAAGTGCTGAACGCTGCGATCACGCTCGACGCGAAGTTGATCTGA
- a CDS encoding VOC family protein, with translation MTIIETKHDVEAKTSKPHRADLKLEVIVVPVSDVDRAKAFYASLGWRLDADFASADDWRVIQFTPPGSACSVIFGKNVTSAAPGSAQGLYLIVSDLEAARQDLLARGVKISEPFHGGGDVHAGTDEPYLFGRIRLSGADPKRGSYSSFASFRDPDGNCWFFQEVTARLPGRIEATDTTFSSSSELARALRRAAAAHGEHEKRTGVHDENWQDWYADYIVREQAGQPLPT, from the coding sequence ATGACGATCATCGAGACAAAGCACGACGTCGAAGCAAAAACGTCAAAGCCGCATCGGGCCGATCTCAAGCTCGAGGTCATTGTCGTTCCAGTATCGGACGTCGATCGCGCCAAGGCATTTTATGCAAGCCTTGGCTGGAGACTGGACGCCGACTTTGCTTCGGCTGACGACTGGCGCGTCATCCAGTTCACGCCGCCTGGCTCGGCCTGTTCGGTGATTTTCGGCAAGAACGTCACATCAGCGGCGCCCGGCTCGGCGCAAGGCCTGTATTTGATTGTCTCCGACCTCGAGGCGGCCCGACAGGATCTGCTCGCGCGCGGCGTCAAGATTAGCGAACCCTTCCACGGTGGCGGCGATGTTCACGCCGGGACGGATGAGCCGTATCTGTTCGGCCGCATCAGGCTCAGCGGCGCCGATCCAAAGCGCGGCAGCTACAGCTCGTTTGCCTCTTTCAGGGATCCCGATGGCAATTGCTGGTTCTTCCAGGAAGTGACCGCGCGACTGCCCGGCCGCATCGAGGCGACGGACACCACCTTCTCCTCGTCGAGCGAGCTTGCACGCGCGCTGCGTCGCGCGGCGGCGGCGCATGGTGAGCATGAGAAGCGGACTGGCGTGCACGACGAGAATTGGCAGGACTGGTATGCCGACTACATCGTGCGCGAACAGGCAGGCCAGCCGCTGCCGACCTGA
- a CDS encoding ATP-binding protein, with protein MPDNNDQDSAISFGAFRLFPRSRRLEKDGVPLHLGGRALDILVFLAERAGEVVDKRELVKRVWADVNVDEGSLRFHITSLRKALGDAGEGARYVVNVPGRGYCFTAPLLRAAPAETRTGAAVSSLRSLPAQLAKMIGRDDAVEKITAELSLHRFVTIVGPGGIGKTSVALAVAHGQHAGFEGQVCFVDFGALTDPRLVPATIAAALGLTVNSGDPIPGLLQSLRSRRMLLVFDSCEHIIDELAPLAERMVREATGLHVLATSRESFRTEGERVYRLFPLDCPPQGDGLSMADVLAYPASQLFVERIAESLNEFELSEEDAPLVADICRRLDGIALAIELAAGRVNAYGIAGTASLLDSRFSLLWRGRRTAIPRHQTLSAALSWSYDLLPEAESATLRGLSVFVGPFTLEAALAVAASQGIDEAEAVEAISNLLSKSLIATSPAERRLRYRLLDTTRAFVGDKLVESGESARVARAHAEYFRDFLHDISVKSTGMQSAGGFLPYADHLSNVRAALTWSFSETGDRAIAVDLAAAAAQFFLELTLLTECHSWTQQALASADMVDSRKEMTLQAALGVSVMFTQGNTEGVRSAFTRSLQLAEGLDDLHWQLWLLRGLHIYLTRVGDFHGALGTGVRGESVARKLNDPTSTLNVEWMLGVAHHLIGNQDKAVQFCESAMVHNPGSQRLNIGHLGYDDRIVALVALARGLWLSGRPDRAIEAARYTVREAEQLEQPLTLGISLIWTIYVFLWIGDWASAESLIERLIDHAARHFLGPYHAVGIGQKGELLLRRGDIAGGIEHLRRSQATLYATRHRIMTTVFATALAEGLAAQNEADEALRTIEEAIAQIGDHGESFDMPEMLRVKADILVQSARMTEAEAWLQQSLTLSRRQCARGWELRGAMSLARIWQRAGRQRDAQALLAPLVGQYQEGLSSRDLVAAKGLLSALN; from the coding sequence GTGCCGGACAATAACGATCAGGACTCAGCTATCTCCTTCGGGGCCTTTCGGCTGTTTCCCCGGTCGCGACGGCTCGAGAAGGATGGCGTTCCGCTTCATCTCGGCGGACGCGCGCTCGATATCCTGGTTTTTCTCGCGGAGCGTGCCGGCGAGGTCGTCGACAAGCGGGAATTGGTCAAGCGGGTCTGGGCCGACGTGAACGTCGACGAGGGCAGCCTGCGCTTTCACATCACGTCGCTGCGCAAGGCGCTGGGCGATGCCGGTGAAGGCGCCCGTTATGTCGTCAACGTGCCCGGCCGCGGCTATTGCTTCACGGCGCCATTGCTCCGCGCCGCGCCTGCGGAGACGCGGACGGGCGCGGCTGTTTCCTCGCTTCGGTCGCTGCCCGCCCAGCTTGCCAAGATGATCGGCCGAGACGACGCCGTCGAGAAGATCACGGCCGAGCTTTCCCTGCATCGATTCGTCACCATCGTCGGCCCCGGTGGCATCGGCAAAACCTCGGTCGCACTCGCCGTGGCGCATGGTCAGCATGCGGGCTTCGAGGGCCAGGTCTGCTTCGTCGATTTTGGCGCGCTGACAGACCCGCGGCTCGTTCCCGCCACGATCGCGGCAGCCCTCGGCCTGACCGTCAATTCTGGCGACCCGATACCGGGACTGCTGCAGTCGCTGCGCAGTCGCCGGATGCTGCTGGTGTTCGACAGCTGCGAGCATATCATCGACGAGCTCGCTCCTCTGGCGGAGCGCATGGTGCGGGAAGCCACGGGGCTGCATGTTCTCGCCACCAGCCGCGAATCCTTCCGCACCGAGGGCGAGCGGGTTTACCGGCTGTTTCCACTGGATTGCCCGCCGCAGGGCGACGGGCTGAGCATGGCCGACGTCCTTGCCTATCCGGCGAGCCAGCTTTTCGTCGAGCGGATTGCCGAGAGCCTGAACGAGTTCGAACTCAGTGAGGAGGATGCGCCTCTGGTCGCCGATATCTGCCGGCGCCTGGACGGCATTGCGCTCGCGATCGAACTTGCCGCAGGACGGGTCAACGCCTACGGGATCGCCGGCACGGCCTCGCTGCTCGACAGCCGTTTCTCGCTGCTGTGGCGAGGCCGCCGCACCGCGATTCCGCGGCACCAGACCCTGAGCGCGGCCCTGAGCTGGAGCTACGATCTCCTGCCCGAAGCCGAGAGCGCGACCTTGCGCGGCCTGTCGGTCTTCGTCGGGCCATTCACGCTGGAAGCGGCGCTCGCCGTCGCCGCAAGCCAAGGCATCGACGAAGCGGAAGCGGTCGAAGCGATCTCGAACCTGCTGTCGAAATCCCTGATCGCGACGTCGCCCGCGGAACGGCGGCTGAGATACCGCCTGCTCGATACGACCCGCGCCTTTGTCGGCGACAAGCTCGTCGAAAGCGGAGAATCGGCCCGCGTCGCACGCGCCCATGCCGAATATTTCCGCGACTTCCTTCACGACATCTCCGTGAAATCGACGGGCATGCAGAGCGCGGGCGGCTTCCTGCCCTATGCCGACCATCTGTCGAATGTGCGGGCCGCGCTGACCTGGAGCTTTTCCGAGACCGGCGACCGCGCGATCGCCGTGGACCTGGCGGCAGCGGCCGCCCAGTTCTTCCTCGAGCTCACATTGCTGACGGAATGCCATAGCTGGACCCAGCAGGCGCTCGCGTCCGCCGATATGGTCGATAGCCGCAAGGAGATGACATTGCAGGCGGCCCTCGGCGTCTCCGTGATGTTCACGCAAGGCAATACGGAAGGGGTCCGGTCGGCGTTCACGCGAAGCCTGCAACTGGCCGAAGGCCTCGACGATCTGCACTGGCAGCTCTGGCTGTTGCGCGGACTGCACATCTATCTCACCCGGGTCGGAGACTTTCACGGCGCGCTCGGCACCGGCGTACGGGGCGAAAGCGTCGCGAGAAAGCTGAACGACCCGACCAGCACGCTGAACGTCGAGTGGATGCTGGGCGTCGCGCACCATCTGATCGGCAACCAGGACAAGGCCGTCCAGTTCTGCGAGAGCGCGATGGTGCACAATCCAGGCTCGCAGCGGCTCAATATCGGCCATCTCGGCTATGACGACCGGATTGTTGCGCTGGTCGCCCTGGCACGCGGGCTCTGGCTCAGCGGACGGCCCGATCGCGCCATCGAGGCGGCGAGATACACCGTGAGAGAGGCCGAGCAGCTTGAGCAACCGCTGACGCTCGGCATTTCCCTGATCTGGACGATCTACGTATTTCTATGGATCGGCGATTGGGCCAGCGCCGAAAGCCTGATCGAGCGGCTGATCGACCACGCCGCTCGGCACTTCCTCGGCCCCTATCACGCGGTCGGCATCGGTCAGAAGGGCGAGCTCCTGCTCCGCCGCGGGGACATCGCCGGCGGCATCGAGCACCTTCGCCGCAGCCAGGCGACCCTGTACGCCACCCGCCACCGGATCATGACGACGGTGTTTGCAACGGCGCTCGCGGAGGGACTGGCGGCCCAGAACGAGGCCGATGAGGCCTTGCGCACGATCGAAGAAGCCATCGCCCAGATCGGCGACCACGGCGAATCCTTCGATATGCCGGAAATGCTCCGGGTCAAGGCGGACATTCTGGTTCAATCCGCCAGAATGACGGAAGCCGAAGCCTGGCTCCAGCAATCGCTGACCTTGTCGCGCCGGCAATGCGCGCGTGGCTGGGAGCTGCGGGGGGCGATGAGCCTCGCCCGCATCTGGCAGAGGGCCGGGCGACAGCGCGACGCGCAGGCTCTGCTCGCGCCCCTCGTCGGACAATATCAGGAAGGCCTGTCGAGCCGCGACCTGGTCGCCGCGAAGGGGCTTCTGAGCGCGCTGAATTAA
- a CDS encoding enoyl-CoA hydratase/isomerase family protein, giving the protein MNRPERNFTTEDIRLERRLPTYWRVTFDMPPVNIFGPKHLPLLNDIITTIETDPQVKVVVFDSAVEGFFITHYDFLAPLEDSLNIPPGPTGLQALPDMLVRLSRAPVVSIASIRGRATGVGSELALASDMRFASREKAILSQWEVGAGLVPGGGPMARLPRLMGRGRALEVLLGADDIRGDLAERYGYVNRSLPDAELDGFVDALAMRIASFDKDAIAETKRLVDVASLPPDDEIKPEWDAFIAALGRPASETRLKALFARGFHRAGDVENRLGFHVGQIGI; this is encoded by the coding sequence ATGAATCGTCCCGAACGCAACTTCACGACGGAAGACATAAGGCTGGAGCGGCGCTTGCCGACATACTGGCGCGTCACCTTCGACATGCCGCCGGTGAACATCTTTGGCCCGAAGCACCTTCCGCTGCTGAACGATATCATTACTACGATCGAGACAGATCCGCAGGTCAAGGTCGTCGTGTTCGACAGCGCCGTCGAAGGCTTCTTCATCACGCATTATGACTTCCTGGCACCGCTCGAGGACTCCCTTAACATCCCGCCGGGGCCGACAGGGCTTCAGGCATTGCCCGATATGCTGGTGCGCCTGAGCCGGGCGCCGGTGGTGTCGATTGCCTCGATCCGGGGCCGCGCGACCGGTGTCGGCAGTGAGCTCGCGCTCGCAAGCGACATGCGCTTTGCCAGCCGCGAGAAGGCGATCCTGTCGCAATGGGAGGTCGGCGCGGGTCTCGTGCCCGGTGGCGGGCCGATGGCGCGGCTGCCGCGCCTGATGGGCCGCGGCCGCGCGCTCGAGGTGTTGCTCGGTGCCGACGACATCCGCGGCGATCTCGCTGAGCGCTACGGCTATGTGAACCGGTCGCTGCCGGATGCCGAGCTCGATGGCTTTGTCGACGCGCTTGCCATGCGTATCGCGTCCTTCGACAAGGACGCGATCGCCGAGACCAAGCGTCTCGTCGATGTCGCGAGCCTGCCGCCGGATGACGAGATCAAGCCGGAGTGGGACGCGTTCATCGCAGCCCTCGGTCGTCCCGCAAGCGAGACCAGGCTCAAGGCGCTTTTCGCGCGTGGTTTCCACCGCGCGGGCGACGTCGAGAACCGGCTGGGCTTCCACGTCGGCCAGATCGGCATCTGA
- a CDS encoding sensor histidine kinase, with amino-acid sequence MPGISSRTDDRSVRSHFVSNLDEVSRDWELVLRESHHRMKNTLTLLGASVRRDFTRAGGRDMSVAVDRLERRIVAFGRLYQLLSDNDDLTEISVETFFEKLCCALSEAVLEPAGVRCEASIASGTLPAWQCHRLALMLTELVTNAAKHAFPNKKGALIRIEMANRAGSWFCAVVDNGVGATNPLQGAGSRILEGLARSLGARLYGDAGQGGTRVSIAMPLVPA; translated from the coding sequence ATGCCCGGTATCAGCTCTCGGACGGACGACAGAAGCGTTCGATCACATTTCGTCAGCAACCTGGATGAGGTCTCGCGCGACTGGGAACTCGTGCTGCGTGAGTCGCACCACCGCATGAAGAACACGCTGACGCTGCTGGGTGCGTCAGTCCGTCGCGACTTCACACGAGCGGGTGGACGAGACATGTCGGTTGCGGTTGACCGGCTGGAGCGGCGGATCGTCGCGTTCGGAAGGCTCTATCAGCTGCTGTCCGACAATGACGATCTCACGGAAATCTCCGTCGAGACCTTCTTCGAAAAGCTGTGCTGTGCGCTTTCCGAGGCCGTGCTGGAGCCGGCAGGCGTCCGCTGCGAGGCATCGATTGCGAGCGGCACACTGCCGGCATGGCAGTGCCATCGGCTCGCTCTGATGCTGACGGAGCTGGTCACGAATGCGGCAAAGCATGCTTTTCCGAACAAGAAGGGTGCGCTGATCCGCATCGAGATGGCGAACCGCGCGGGCTCCTGGTTCTGCGCAGTCGTCGACAACGGTGTCGGTGCGACCAACCCACTTCAGGGGGCCGGCAGCCGGATCCTGGAAGGTCTGGCGCGCAGCCTCGGTGCTCGCTTGTACGGCGATGCCGGGCAGGGCGGCACGCGCGTATCCATCGCGATGCCGCTTGTACCGGCCTGA
- a CDS encoding epoxide hydrolase family protein, whose protein sequence is MTTRTRADIMNPDRRQLLGQAAMGAVAASMASLFPAHPVKGAASGSIRPFHVNVPEEDLLDLRRRLAMTRWPDREIVADQSQGVQLTTVQQLVRYWQSDYDWRKMETRLNALPQFVTEIDGVDIHFIHVRSKHDNALPMIVTHGWPGSIIEQIKIIGPLTDPTTHGATAADAFDLVIPSLPGHGFSGKPTALGWDPQRIARAWVVLMKRLGYTRYVAQGGDWGNAVTEQMALLAPPELLGIHTNMPATVPDDIAKALQPGGSKPSGLSADESYAYDQLDDFYKHGLGYAIEMSNRPQTLYGLVDSPAGLASWMLDHDARSAAMIARVFDGKTEGLSRDDVIDNIALYWLTNTAVSSARLYWENRLVFFAPKHVNIPVAVSVFPDEIYAAPRSWAEKAYPQLIHYNRLDKGGHFAAWEQPALFCAEMRTAFRPLRQSI, encoded by the coding sequence ATGACGACGCGAACACGAGCCGACATTATGAACCCCGACCGCCGCCAGCTGCTTGGCCAGGCCGCGATGGGCGCCGTTGCCGCGAGCATGGCGAGCCTGTTTCCGGCCCACCCGGTAAAGGGTGCTGCAAGCGGATCAATTCGTCCATTTCACGTCAACGTGCCCGAGGAAGATCTGCTCGATCTGCGACGCCGTCTCGCAATGACGCGCTGGCCGGATCGCGAGATCGTCGCCGATCAATCGCAGGGCGTGCAGCTCACGACGGTCCAGCAGCTGGTTCGCTACTGGCAGTCCGATTACGACTGGCGCAAGATGGAGACGCGGCTGAACGCTCTGCCGCAATTCGTCACCGAGATCGACGGCGTCGACATTCACTTCATTCACGTGCGTTCCAAGCACGACAACGCGCTGCCGATGATCGTCACCCATGGTTGGCCGGGCTCGATCATCGAGCAGATCAAGATCATCGGCCCGCTGACAGATCCAACCACGCACGGCGCGACGGCGGCCGATGCATTCGACCTCGTGATCCCTTCGCTGCCCGGCCACGGCTTCTCCGGCAAGCCGACGGCCCTCGGCTGGGATCCGCAGCGCATCGCGCGGGCCTGGGTCGTGCTCATGAAGCGGCTTGGCTATACCCGTTACGTCGCCCAGGGCGGCGATTGGGGCAATGCAGTCACCGAGCAGATGGCGCTGCTGGCGCCGCCGGAGTTGCTTGGCATTCACACCAACATGCCCGCGACCGTTCCCGACGACATCGCCAAGGCGCTCCAGCCCGGTGGATCGAAGCCATCGGGCCTCTCGGCCGACGAGAGCTACGCTTACGACCAGCTCGACGATTTCTACAAGCACGGCCTCGGCTACGCGATCGAGATGTCGAACCGGCCGCAGACGCTGTACGGCCTGGTGGATTCGCCAGCGGGCCTGGCGTCCTGGATGCTCGACCACGACGCACGCAGCGCCGCGATGATTGCGCGTGTCTTCGACGGAAAGACCGAAGGCCTGTCGCGCGATGACGTCATCGACAACATCGCGCTTTACTGGCTCACCAACACGGCGGTGTCATCGGCGCGGCTGTACTGGGAGAACAGGCTGGTATTTTTCGCGCCCAAGCACGTGAATATCCCGGTCGCCGTCAGCGTCTTCCCCGACGAAATCTATGCCGCCCCGCGCAGTTGGGCCGAGAAGGCCTATCCCCAGCTGATCCACTACAACCGTCTCGACAAGGGCGGCCACTTCGCGGCCTGGGAGCAGCCCGCGCTTTTCTGCGCGGAAATGCGCACCGCGTTCCGTCCACTACGCCAGTCGATTTAA
- the msrA gene encoding peptide-methionine (S)-S-oxide reductase MsrA has translation MTTERAVLAGGCFWGMQDLIRKQTGVISTRVGYTGGRVKNATYRNHEGHAEAIEIMFDPAKTSFRTMLEFFFQIHDPTTLNRQGNDLGTSYRSAIFYTSDDQKRIAEDTIADVAASGLWPGKVVTEVAPVGEFWEAEPEHQDYLERYPDGYTCHFIRPDWKLPRRAAAVGG, from the coding sequence ATGACGACAGAGCGCGCAGTTTTGGCTGGAGGCTGCTTCTGGGGCATGCAGGATCTCATCCGCAAGCAGACGGGTGTGATCTCCACGCGCGTCGGCTACACCGGCGGCCGGGTGAAGAATGCGACCTATCGCAATCACGAAGGCCATGCCGAAGCGATCGAGATCATGTTCGATCCCGCGAAGACGAGCTTCCGCACCATGCTGGAGTTCTTCTTCCAGATCCATGATCCCACCACGCTCAATCGCCAGGGCAACGACCTGGGGACGAGCTACCGCTCCGCGATCTTCTACACGTCAGACGACCAGAAGCGCATCGCCGAGGACACCATTGCCGATGTCGCAGCATCGGGGCTGTGGCCTGGCAAGGTGGTGACCGAAGTCGCCCCGGTCGGCGAATTCTGGGAGGCCGAGCCCGAGCATCAGGATTATCTCGAGCGCTATCCTGACGGCTACACCTGTCACTTCATCCGGCCCGACTGGAAGCTGCCGCGACGTGCGGCCGCCGTGGGAGGCTAG